In Brachypodium distachyon strain Bd21 chromosome 5, Brachypodium_distachyon_v3.0, whole genome shotgun sequence, the genomic window ATATCTTCTTTCCATCTATGCAAAAGGAAAGGAACATCCAGCTGCCTGTTGATATTAAGTTATCAAAAATATAGCACAAAGACAATCAGAATGCAGCTTCTGTACGTTGGGAGTCTCCAAGTTCGGCGATGACTGCTTTGACCTAACTCAACCATATCCAGCTAACGTTTCTTCTTCATCTGACAAACCATTACCTGTAAGGTCAAAACTAGCATGGTTACATGAAAGCTTTGGAACATAACCAGCTTTGATCATCTCCATTCCAACTAACTCTAGCATTGTATATATTTCCTCAGATTCTGGATGGGATCTGTCCTCTACTATAAAGACTTTTAGCTCACCCTTGAGCTTAACCCAACTCTTCCCTGGTGATTTTTTAACACCACTGCTTCTCATTGCCTTCTTTAATCTTGCAAACTCATTCCAATCACCAGAAGCAGAATATATGTTGCACAACAAGACATAGGCAGCTGAATGGGAAGGATCAATATTCAAAATACCTTCTGCTGCCCTCCTTCCCATCTCGACGTCATTATGTGTTTTGCTACCAGCTAGCAGGGTCTTCCACATTACAATATCAGGCTCAAATGGCATTTGATCAACAAACTTTGCTGCCTCAGTTAGTCTCCCAGCACGTGCCAACAAATCAATGACACATGAACAATGCTCTCTTGTTGGAAGAACACCATGTTCAGGCTCCATAATACTGTAGTAATAGCAGCCTTCATCAACAAGACCGACACGGCTGCATGCTGTGAGAACCCCAACAAAGGTTACATGATTTGGCCTGACTCCCAGGTTTCTCATCCTCGCAAATAGATCAAGCGCTTTCCTTGGATAACCAGATTGGGCATAGCCAACAATCAAACTGCTCCAAGAGAACACATCAGAGTTGGTGCCCATCATTTCAAAGAGCTTCACGGCATCATCTAAACTTCCACATTTAGCATAAGTATCAATTAGACCATTACTCAGCATCGTATCATTCACAAGACCTACCTTGAAGGTACATGTGTGGACCTGTTTCACCATTTCAAAGTAACCCAACTCAGCAGAAGCACTCAGAACATTGTTTAAACTTATCCTGTCCAGACTCGGCAACGACCTCTGCAAGAGGTTGAACAACTTAAAGACAACTTCCAGATGCTGGTGCTGCACACATGCAGTAAGAATGCTATTCCAGGTGACAACATCACGATCTCTGGTCTCATGAAAAACATCCATCGCAGAGGAGAAATCCATACACCTCGCGTACATGCTAAGTAAAGAATTGCAAACTGAAACGTCCCCATCCAAACCCAATTTGACCAAGTAGGAGTGCATCAATCGGCCATGCTGAATAGCATCACAGCCCACACACGCACATAATAAACCCCTAACAGTAATACCATCAGGCCTCAGGCCAGAACCTCTCATCTCAGATAACAGAACCATAGCCTCACTAAGGAGACCCTCTACAGAGCAAGCATTAATTATGGAATTCCAAGAAACCAAATCTGGCGCATCAATCCCATAAAACACTCTCTTCGCAGACTCCAGCTTCTTGCACCGGGCATACATGTCACTCAATGAACACCCTGCATACGAATTATGGTCCAACCTATACTTCACAGATAAGCTGTGAATTTGCTCCCCGTACTCCAAACTACCCAGAACCCCACATGCACTAAACACGCTACCAAAATGGAACTCATTGGGATGATGCATGCCCTCAGCAACCATCTCCCTGAAAATCTGCAAAGCCTCCATTTCACACCCTTGCTGAGCAAACCCAGCAATAATCGACCCCCAGGAAATCGGGTCTTTCTCTCTCATCCTCCCAAAGAGCAAGAACCCATCTGCAACCAAGCCACTCTTGGAGTACATCGTGACAAGCGCATTCTGCACGATCAAGTCACTTCCGTTCTCCGATTTCATCGCCTGAGCATGCACCTGCCTCCCGACACCAATGTCCCCAAGCTCTGCGCAAGCGCGCACAGTACTGCCGAGTGCAAACTGGTCAGGCGCGGTGCCTGAACGTAGCATGGAAGAGAAGAGGCCGAGAGCATCAGTGGAGCGTCTGTTCTGTGCATGTGCCGCAATGACAGATGCCCAAGAGACGGGGTTCTTGGCGGGCATTTCATCGAACACGAGGCGGGCGGACTCTGGGGCGGCGCACCTGCCATACATGGTAATTAGATGGTTGTTGAGGACGGTGTTGCGGACAAGGTTGGGATCAGGGGaggcgaggaggtggcggtgaaCAAGGCAGCCGAGGCAGAGGGCGCGGAGGCGGGAGCATGTGGCGAGAAGGGCCGCGTATGTGGCGGCAGAAAGAGGAGCGggagcgggggaggaggggattGACTGGAAAGCGTGGAGGGCGGCAGAGAGGCGACCGGAGTGGTAGAGCTGAAGGATGGTTCCGTTGGGATTCTGCATCTGAGGCAAGCCGGCGGTTCCGTGGCCGGAGTTGCAGCCCGCAGCCGACGAGCGGCGCCGTGGCGAGAAGGCGAGTAGGCCGTTTTTGGAATGCACCGTTAGAGACGACGGCGGACCAATGCAAATCGGCCGAATGtcagggcatctccaaggaaACACAAATCCTCACCGTTTGTAGTACATGAGCAAATACACGACCCCATGTGAAGCTCCATTTGTTCAAAACTGGTTCACATACCCTCCCCCTCCCAATTTCTTTCTTAAGTTTGAGGAGAGCATGGAGAGTCCCCATCTGTGTAAAAGTCATCCAAACGGTCCGAGTTGTCCAATGCTAACCCCTCATTTATCTCTTCATGAGTCTTTGACATTTGGGCCAAGAAGACTAGTGAAAAAAGGTTTGGATGagtgtcgtggtggtgtcacggcagatgccatgtgatggcttaacttggggccgatggacggtGGAGGATccagaggagggaggacatgaagggaaacacgcacaagttgcacaagcacacacgtctttacccaggttcggaaccctcttgccgaggtaaga contains:
- the LOC104585383 gene encoding pentatricopeptide repeat-containing protein At3g53360, mitochondrial; this translates as MQNPNGTILQLYHSGRLSAALHAFQSIPSSPAPAPLSAATYAALLATCSRLRALCLGCLVHRHLLASPDPNLVRNTVLNNHLITMYGRCAAPESARLVFDEMPAKNPVSWASVIAAHAQNRRSTDALGLFSSMLRSGTAPDQFALGSTVRACAELGDIGVGRQVHAQAMKSENGSDLIVQNALVTMYSKSGLVADGFLLFGRMREKDPISWGSIIAGFAQQGCEMEALQIFREMVAEGMHHPNEFHFGSVFSACGVLGSLEYGEQIHSLSVKYRLDHNSYAGCSLSDMYARCKKLESAKRVFYGIDAPDLVSWNSIINACSVEGLLSEAMVLLSEMRGSGLRPDGITVRGLLCACVGCDAIQHGRLMHSYLVKLGLDGDVSVCNSLLSMYARCMDFSSAMDVFHETRDRDVVTWNSILTACVQHQHLEVVFKLFNLLQRSLPSLDRISLNNVLSASAELGYFEMVKQVHTCTFKVGLVNDTMLSNGLIDTYAKCGSLDDAVKLFEMMGTNSDVFSWSSLIVGYAQSGYPRKALDLFARMRNLGVRPNHVTFVGVLTACSRVGLVDEGCYYYSIMEPEHGVLPTREHCSCVIDLLARAGRLTEAAKFVDQMPFEPDIVMWKTLLAGSKTHNDVEMGRRAAEGILNIDPSHSAAYVLLCNIYSASGDWNEFARLKKAMRSSGVKKSPGKSWVKLKGELKVFIVEDRSHPESEEIYTMLELVGMEMIKAGYVPKLSCNHASFDLTGNGLSDEEETLAGYG